The nucleotide window GCCGCTGAGCGCGACCTTGGTGAGCGGGGTGTGCTGGAAGTTCGGTGCGGAGACCTGGCAGGTGTGGATGCCGGCGGCGTCCGCGCGCTGGAACACCGTCGGATACGGCTGCCAGACATGGGGGTCGGTCCACGGGTACCAGCGCAGCTGGTTCATCAGGGCGCCGGTCGCCGGGTCCTCGCAGGTGTAGCCGGGCAGGCCGTGGGCGCCCGGCGGCAGGCCGGTGCCGACCGAGGCGAGGGAGGTGGCGGTGGTGGAGGGGAAGCCGGCGGTGAGCGGGCGGCCGGTGCCGTTGCACGACGTGTCCAGGAGCGAGGTCAGGAACGGCGCCTCCTCCGGGTGGTCGCGCAGCAGCTCCCAGCCGAGGCCGTCGATCAGGAAGACGCAGGCCCGGTCGGCGGGGGTCAGCTCCAGCGAGGTGTGCACGCCGGGTATCCCCAGTCCCGCGGCGATGCCGGGCAGCAGATCGGCGAGCGAGCCGGTGCCGTACCGCGGCGCGGGGGCGGCCAGCGGGTCGAGCGGTTCGGGTTCCGGCCAGGCGGGGACGGTGTGGGCCATCAGCGGGTGGTGGTGGCCGCGGTGGCCTCGGAGAGCGCCTGGGCGAAGGTGAGCGTCTCGCGCACCGAGTCCGGTCCGTCACCGGCCTCACTGACCCGCAGCGAGAGGTCGTCGGCGGTGGAGGAGCCCGTGTAGCCGTGGTCCGCCTCGCAGTTGGGGTCGCCGCAGGCGGCGGGCTCCAGGTCCAGGCGGGCGACCGCGCCCCAGCCGATGGTCAGCACGACCTCGCGGGGCAGCTGGCCGGGGGTGTACGACTCGGGGTTGGCGACCACGCGGCTGAGCACCACGGACGAGATCCGGCCGAGCTTGACCGACTCGGTGGAGGTGGTGGCGTACGGCGACGGGGAGGTGGCGTCGGCGGCCTGCTCGTCGGTGTGGCTGACAATGAAGCGGGTGCCGGTCAGGACCAGGACCGTGACATGACGGCGGACCTCGTTGGCGTCGAAGGTCGTCTCCTGATGGACGAGGTACGACACGACCGGCTCACCGCCGACCGCGGCCTGCACCGCCTCGGCCACGAGCGTCGGGTAATAGCCACTGCGCTCGATCGCCGCACGCAGTCCCTGGGTCGTCGTACCGGTCTTAGCCATGGGGTCCATCTTACGGGGCGTACCGGGCCGCGAGAGCCTCAGTAGACGGGCAGCCGGCGGGGGCCGAGGTCAGTGGTGGCAGGGGGCCTGGCCAGGCGGACGGAGGCACCCAGAACGGAGAGGCCGTGGGCGGCGACGACCACCGGTTCGAGGTCCACACCGACGACCTCGGGGTGGTCGTCGACGAGCCGGGAGACCCGCAGCAGCAGTTCGGCCAGCGCCGCGGTGTCCACGGGCTGGGACCCGCGCCAGCCGAAGAGCAGCGGGGCGGCCCGGATCGAGCGGATCTGCTCGGCGACCTCGCGGTCGGTGGCGGGAATGAGGCGGTGGGCGATGTCGCCGAGCAGCTCGGAGGGCGCACCGGCCAGGCCGAAGGAGAGGACGGCGCCGGCGGCCGGGTCGATGGCGGCCCGGATGACCGTGTCGACACCGCGCGGCACCATCGACTGGACGACCGGACGCAGCTCCTCCGGGGAGCCGAGGAAATCGGTCAATTCGGCATAGGTGCGGCGGAGTTCCCGCTCGCCGGCGAGGTCGAGGCGTACGCCGCCGAGGTCGGCGCGGTGCCGCAGATGGGGTGCGGTGGTCTTGAGGGCCACCGGATAGCCGAGGCGGGCGGCGGCGCGGACGGCGGTGTCCGGGTCGGGGGCGGGGAGGACGGGGCGGGTGTGGATGCCGTAGCGGGCGAGCAGGGCCTCGGCGTCCTCGGCCGGCACGGGGACGGAGCGGCCGGTGGGGACGTCGCGGGTGAGCCGGTCGAGGAGGCGCTCGATGTCGGCGCCGGCCGCCGCCTCCTGGATGTCGTCGTACTCGGGCACCCGGCCCGGATCGGCGGCCTCCCGGCGCCACGTGGCATAGCGGACGGCCTCGGCGAGCGCACGGACGGCACGCTCGGCGGCGGGGTAGGCGGGGATGCGCAGGGGTGCGGCGCGGCGCGGGGGCGGGGCGGTGGCCTCGGCGTCACGGGCCCTGGCCGGCTGCGCTGCGGTGAGAGTGGGCGGCGGTCCCGGGGGGACCGGGGGGCGTGCGGGATACGACGGGTGGCGCGGGGGCGGCGCGGACTCCGGGGACGACGGGGCAGGTGCCGGAGCCGGGTTCTCGTGGCGGGCCGCCCGGTCACCGGCGGGGGCGTCGGGCCCCGATGCCTGGGCTCCTCCCGGTGACGGTGCCGGTGCCGGTGCCGGTGCCGCGAGCCTCTCCGCCAGTTCGTCCATGGCGAGATGGACAACGGTGACCGGCTTCTCCGGGTGGGCCTCGGCGGCGGTGCGCAGGGCGGCGGCGAGCGCGGCGCCCTCACCCCCGCCCGGGGAGACCGCGGCTCCCTCCCCCACCCAGGGGATGGCGGTGACGACCACGGCGTCGCAGCCGTCGCCGGCCAGCGCCTCGTCGAGCGCGGCCCGGAAGTCGTCGGGTGTCGCGGCCGAGGTCAGGACATGGGGCCGTTGCGGGCGCAGCCGTTCGGTCAGGCAGGCGTCGTAGGCCAGCAGCGCCAGCGACTCGGAGTTGCCCAGGATGGCGATGCGCGAGCCGGCCGGCAGCGGCTGGGAGCCCAGCAGCAGCCCGGCGTCGATCAGCTCGGTGACCGTGTCGACGCGGATCACGCCCGCCTGGCGCATCAGGGCGGCGACGGTGCTGTCGGGAACCCGGACGGTGGGCACGGCGTGGCCCGGCGGGGCGGTGCCGTTGTGCCGGGCCCCCTTGGCGACCACGACCGGTTTGACGGCGGCGGTGCGGCGGGCGAGCCGGGCGAACTTGCGGGGGTTTCCGATGGACTCCAGATACAGGATCACGACATCGGTGTCCGGGTCCTCGTACCAGTACTGGAGCAGGTCGTTCCCGGAGACGTCGGCGCGGTTGCCGGCCGAGACGAAGGCGGAGATGCCGGCGATGCCGCCGTCGCCGGGGCCGCGCGCATGCAGTCCGCTGAGCAGGGCGATGCCGATGGCGCCGGACTGGGTGAACAGGCCGATGTGGCCGGCACCGGGCATCTGGGGCGCGAGGGAGGCGTTCAGCCGCACACCGGGGGCGGTGTTGATCAGGCCGAAGGCATTGGGGCCGATGAGCCGCATGCCGTACGAGCGGGCCTGGCCGAGCAGGGCGCGCTGCCGCTCCCTGCCCTCCGGGCCCGCCTCGGCGTAACCGGAGGACAGGATCAGCACCCCCTGGACGCCGTGTTCACCGCAGTCACGGACGACGTCGGGGACGCGGTCCGCGGGCACGGCGACGACGGCGAGATCGACCGGCTCGGAGATCTCGCGCAGCGCGCGGACGGCCGGTACGCCTTCGGGGTCCAGCCGCTGCATCCCGTCGGGGAACGCGTGGTTGACGGCGTGCACCCGGCCCGTGAAGCCGGAGTCCAGGAGACTGCGCAGGGCGGTGCGGCCGACACCGCCGGTGGCGCGGCCGGTGCCGATGACGGCGACCGAGCGCGGGGTGAGCAGCCGCTGGACGGAGCGGGCCTCGGCCCGCTGCTCGCGGCCGCGCATCACAGCCATGGACTGCTCGGTCGGCTCCAGATCGAACTCCAGCCGGACCACACCGTCTTCGAAGGTGCGCTTCTGGGTGTAGCCCGCATCGGTGAACACCTTGATCATCTTGGAGTTCGCCGGGAGCACCTCGGCGGCGAACCGGCGGATGCCGCGTTCACGGGCGACGGCCGCGATGTGCTCCAGGAGGGCGGAGGCGACGCCGCGGCCCTGGTGGGCGTCCTGGACGAGGAAGGCGACCTCCGCCTGGTCGTCCTCGGGGTCCTTGGCGGGCAGGCCCTGGTCGTTGATCCGGTCGTAGCGGACGGTGGCGATGAACTCGCCGCCGACCATCGCGGCGAGACCGACCCGGTCGACGTAGTCGTGGTGGGTGAAACGGTGCACATCGCGGTCGGACAGGCGCGGGTAGGGGGCGAAGAAGCGGTAGTACTTCGACTCGTCCGAGACCTGTTCGTAGAAGGAGACCAGCCGCTCGGCATCGTCGGGGGTGATGGGGCGGATCCGCGCCGTCCCGCCGTCACGCAGCACCACGTCTGCTTCCCAGTGGGTCGGGTACGCGTGGTCCTGCGACTTCTGCATGCGGACAGCGTACGGCCGGGCACCGACAACGGGCCCGGCGCGCGTACGCTCGGGGTGCAGGCAGGCCGATGATGCCGTGGAGACCGTGCGGCGGGCCCGGCCGGCCGGGCCTCCCTTGGGGACCAGGGGCGGCGAAGGCCAGCAGGCGCGTCCGCTGGAGCAGGTCCGGCAGCGTGAGAGACTGGTCTAGACAACAGTCACGACTTTGAAGGGCAACACCATGGCAGAGCGCCGCGTCAATGTCGGTTGGGCCGAAGGCCTGCACGCCCGCCCCGCGTCGATCTTCGTCCGCGCGGCCACCGCCTCCGGTGTCCCGATAACGATCGCCAAGGCCGAGGGCAACCCCGTGAACGCCGCCTCCATGCTCGCGGTCCTGGGCCTCGGCGCCCAGGGCGGCGAGGAGATCGTGCTGGCCTCCGACGCCGACGGCGCCGAGGCCGCGCTCGACCGCCTGGCCAAGCTCGTCGCCGAGGGTCTCGAGGAGCTCCCCGAGACCGTCTGAGCCCACAGGCTCTCTGCTGTACGCGGCGGCCCCGTCGCGGCGACCGGTCACCGGTTGCCGCGACGGGGCCGCTTCACTGCGCCCTGAGTCCGAGGCGGGGCCACGGTGTGTGCACGGCCGCCGCGCGCGCCTTTGTCGCGCGGGTGCACCGGATTTTCCCGACCACCCGGAAATCCGGCGGGCGAGAAATAGCGCGCACGTCAGCTGTGACAACCCATCTCGGTGCCGCAAAACGTGCACCATTCGGCGCGCACCATTCACCGTTCGCGGCGCCACAGAATAGATCCCCGAATACCGGCCGCATTTGCACCGGAGGGATCTCGCTTCTGCTCACCGAAGCCCGTTCCACACGTCCCGCACTTCTTCGCATGCGGGACCTCTTTGTATACGGGACGGTTGTTAAGGGCGGACGCGCACCGTGTTGACGGGCGGTTTCGGATCCCTCACCCCGGTCTTGAGCGGGCGTCGCAGCCGGTACACGGGGAGTGAGCGCTCGACATGAGCCGCCATCAGGGCGCGGGCCCGCTCCGCGTCTCCCCGGGCCACCGCGTCCAGCACGGCACCGTACTCGTCCCACGACTCGGCGGAGCGGGTCGGCGGCTCCACGGCGTACATCCACTCGATCTTGCGCCGCAGCTGGGTCAGCAGCGCCGTCAGGCTGGGGCTGCCGACCGCCTGGGCCAGCGTCTCGTGGAACCAGTCGTCCAGCTGCTGCAGGTCCCCCGGATCGCCGTGCCGGGCCCGCTCGCGGCCGAGCCGCACCAGGCCGCGGAGCACCTTGAGGTGGGCCGGGCTGCGGCGGGCGGCCGCGCGGGCGGCGCCCAGCGGCTCCAACAGGGCGCGGACGTCCAGGAGATCGGCCGCCTCCTGCGCGGTGGGCTCGGCGACGCAGGCCCCGGCGTGGTGGCGGGTGGTGACGAAGCCCTCGGACTGCAGGGTGCGCAGCGCCTCACGGACCGGCACTCTGGAAACGCCGTAACGGGCCGCGAGGATCTCCTCGATCAGCCGGCTCCCCGGCGCCAGCGCACCGGAGACAATGTCGTCGCGAATCGCCGTGCACACCGCATGCGCGGAAATATGGCCTCGCATCTTCCGAGCCTCCGCCGTGATCCCCAGGAAACGCCGCCGGTCGGCGGCTTTTCCGTGACTCTATTAGACCGGCACGGCTTTTCCGACGGGCACAGAATATTCATGGATACTTTTGGCCGGAAGTCGTGGGCACGCCGGCTCCGCCTCCGGTGCACGCCCCCCGCACCGCAAACGCGACGCCGCGCCGGATACGCCGAAGCCCCGGTCATGGGACCGGGGCTTCGGGAGGACGCGCGGTGCGGGGCACCCCTCCCGGGCGTGGGGACGGGCCAGCGGCAGGTCAGACGTTGACGCCGTGTGCGCGCAGGTAGGTGATCGGGTCGATGTCCGAGCCGTAGTCGGGGCCGGTGCGGGCCTCGAAGTGCAGGTGCGGGCCGGTGGCATTGCCGGTGGCACCGGAGAGGGCGATCTGCTGGCCGCGGGTGACCTTCTGGCCGACCGAGACGGCGAACGACGACAGGTGACCGTACTGGGTGTACGTGCCGTCGTTCATCTTGATCACGATGTTGTTGCCGTACGAGCCGCCCCAGTCCGCCTCGACGACGGTGCCCGAGCCGACGGCACGGACGCTGGTGCCGGAGGCGGCGTGGAAGTCGATGCCGGTGTGGCTGCCCGAGGACCACAGGCTGCTGGACGCCTTGTAGCCGGTGGAGACGTAGGAGTCGGCGACCGGCGCGACGAAGGTGTTCAGACGCTTGCGCTCGGCATCGCGGGCGGCGCGCACCTTGGCCTTGTGGGCGGCCTCGGCACGCCGCTTGGCCTCGTCGGCCTGCTTCTTCGCGACGGCTTCGGCCTTCGCCTGTGCGGCGGCGGACTCCGCGGCGGCGCGCTGCGCGTCGGCCTGGGCCGCGACATGGCCGGCGAGCTCGTCACCCATCACGACGGCCTGCTGCAGACCGGTGTCATGGGTGGGTGCCACGTCCGTCGCGGCCAGTGCCGGCGAGGCCACGGAGGCGACCACACCGCCCGCCGCGAGGGTGGCTATACCGGCGACGTTGCGGGTCGTCCGGGTAGGACGGTTGGCGCGGCGGTGCTTCCCGGTGGCACGGATGAACGCCATGTACGGGCTTGTCCTTTCCCTCCTTCTCGCCTACCGGGTTAGCTGACGGGTTCGGAGCAGGAAGGTCTCCTACGGGCTCCTCGGGAGAGGAGTCCGATTCACCCCAAGGGACGCGTGGGTCCCCGGCTCCCCTGGCTCGCGCCGTACGGGGACTCGGCGATGACTGTCCGGTGCCACTGTTGTGGCGGACTTGTGACGAACAGCCGGGACGACGCTAAACGGGGCCACTTTCGTGGGGCAAACAGAAGCCGATTTTTGTGCGGGATGCCACAAGAACCTGCGCAACCAGCTGTAAGAAAACGGACATACAGCGGCTCCCGTGGCGAGTGAGTGCCACGGGAGCCGCTTTGTCGATATATGACCTTTCGTCATACGGGCGGGGTTAGCCGCCGACGACCGTCACCTCGCCGATGCCCAGCTCCTTGACCGGCTCGGCGATCTGCGCCGCGTCACCCACGAGGACCGTCACCAGCCGGTCCACGGGGAACGCGCTGACCGCCGCCGCGGTCGCCTCGACCGTGCCGGTCTCCACGAGGCGGGCGTACAACTGCGCCTGGAAGTCATCCGGGAGGTGCTGCTCCACCTGGTCGGCCAGCGTGCCCGCGACGGCCGCCGCGGTCTCGTACTTCAGCGGCGCGACCCCGACGAGGTTCTGCACGGCGACATCCCGCTCGTCGTCGGTCAGCCCCCCTGCCGCGAGGGTCCGCAGCACCTTCCACAGGTCCTCGAGGGCCGGAACGGTGGAGGCGGTGTCCACCGAGCCGCTGATGGCCAGCAGCGCGGCACCCGTGGCCCCCTCGGGGGACGTGGGGGCGGTGGAGCGGAGCACCTGGCCGAACGCGCGCACCCCGTAGGTGTAGCCCTTCTCCTCACGCAGCACACGGTCCAGACGGGAGGTGAGGGTCCCGCCCAGGCAGTACGTGCCGAGGACCTGCGCGGGCCACACCCGGTCGTGCCGGTCGGGGCCGATCCGGCCGATGAGCAGCTGCGTCTGGACGGCACCGGGACGGTCGACGATCACCACGCGGCCGGTGTCGTCGGCGGCGATCGGCGAGGCCTTCAGCGGCTCGGCCGTCGAGCCGCTCCAGGCGCCGAGGGTGTCGGCCAGCGCCGCGTCCAGGTCGACGCCGGTGAAGTCGCCGACGATGACGGCGGTGGCCGTGGCGGGCCGTACATGGGCGTCGTAGAAGCCGCGGACGGCCGCGGCGTCGATGCGCGCGACGGTCTCCTCGGTACCCTGGCGCGGGCGCGACATCCGGGCCGTGGCCGGGAACAGCTCCTTGGACAGCGCCATCGCGGCGCGCCGGGCCGGGTTGGCGAGCTCGTGCGGGATCTCGTCGAGGCGGTTGCGGACCAGCCGCTCGACCTCGCTCTCCGGGAAGGCGGGGGCGCGCAGCGCGTCGGCGAGCAGGCCGAGCGCGCGGTGCAGCCGGGAGGCCGGCACCTCGAGGGAGACCCGTACACCGGGGTGGTCGGCGTGCGCGTCCAGGGTGGCGCCGCAGCGCTCCAGCTCGGCGGCGAACTCCTCCGCGTCGTGCTTGTCGGTGCCCTCGGACAGCCCCCGCGCCATGATCGTGGCAACGCCGTCCAGGCCCTCGGGCTCGGCGTCCAGGGGCGCGACGAGGTTGATCTCGACGGCGACGACCTGCTGGCCGGGGCGGTGGCTGGTCAGGAGGGTGAGACCGTTGGGCAGTTGGCTGCGGTCCGGCGCCGGGAAGGCCC belongs to Streptomyces sp. NBC_01454 and includes:
- a CDS encoding M23 family metallopeptidase, which produces MAFIRATGKHRRANRPTRTTRNVAGIATLAAGGVVASVASPALAATDVAPTHDTGLQQAVVMGDELAGHVAAQADAQRAAAESAAAQAKAEAVAKKQADEAKRRAEAAHKAKVRAARDAERKRLNTFVAPVADSYVSTGYKASSSLWSSGSHTGIDFHAASGTSVRAVGSGTVVEADWGGSYGNNIVIKMNDGTYTQYGHLSSFAVSVGQKVTRGQQIALSGATGNATGPHLHFEARTGPDYGSDIDPITYLRAHGVNV
- a CDS encoding GntR family transcriptional regulator, with the protein product MRGHISAHAVCTAIRDDIVSGALAPGSRLIEEILAARYGVSRVPVREALRTLQSEGFVTTRHHAGACVAEPTAQEAADLLDVRALLEPLGAARAAARRSPAHLKVLRGLVRLGRERARHGDPGDLQQLDDWFHETLAQAVGSPSLTALLTQLRRKIEWMYAVEPPTRSAESWDEYGAVLDAVARGDAERARALMAAHVERSLPVYRLRRPLKTGVRDPKPPVNTVRVRP
- a CDS encoding DUF5998 family protein, which translates into the protein MAKTGTTTQGLRAAIERSGYYPTLVAEAVQAAVGGEPVVSYLVHQETTFDANEVRRHVTVLVLTGTRFIVSHTDEQAADATSPSPYATTSTESVKLGRISSVVLSRVVANPESYTPGQLPREVVLTIGWGAVARLDLEPAACGDPNCEADHGYTGSSTADDLSLRVSEAGDGPDSVRETLTFAQALSEATAATTTR
- a CDS encoding bifunctional acetate--CoA ligase family protein/GNAT family N-acetyltransferase, yielding MQKSQDHAYPTHWEADVVLRDGGTARIRPITPDDAERLVSFYEQVSDESKYYRFFAPYPRLSDRDVHRFTHHDYVDRVGLAAMVGGEFIATVRYDRINDQGLPAKDPEDDQAEVAFLVQDAHQGRGVASALLEHIAAVARERGIRRFAAEVLPANSKMIKVFTDAGYTQKRTFEDGVVRLEFDLEPTEQSMAVMRGREQRAEARSVQRLLTPRSVAVIGTGRATGGVGRTALRSLLDSGFTGRVHAVNHAFPDGMQRLDPEGVPAVRALREISEPVDLAVVAVPADRVPDVVRDCGEHGVQGVLILSSGYAEAGPEGRERQRALLGQARSYGMRLIGPNAFGLINTAPGVRLNASLAPQMPGAGHIGLFTQSGAIGIALLSGLHARGPGDGGIAGISAFVSAGNRADVSGNDLLQYWYEDPDTDVVILYLESIGNPRKFARLARRTAAVKPVVVAKGARHNGTAPPGHAVPTVRVPDSTVAALMRQAGVIRVDTVTELIDAGLLLGSQPLPAGSRIAILGNSESLALLAYDACLTERLRPQRPHVLTSAATPDDFRAALDEALAGDGCDAVVVTAIPWVGEGAAVSPGGGEGAALAAALRTAAEAHPEKPVTVVHLAMDELAERLAAPAPAPAPSPGGAQASGPDAPAGDRAARHENPAPAPAPSSPESAPPPRHPSYPARPPVPPGPPPTLTAAQPARARDAEATAPPPRRAAPLRIPAYPAAERAVRALAEAVRYATWRREAADPGRVPEYDDIQEAAAGADIERLLDRLTRDVPTGRSVPVPAEDAEALLARYGIHTRPVLPAPDPDTAVRAAARLGYPVALKTTAPHLRHRADLGGVRLDLAGERELRRTYAELTDFLGSPEELRPVVQSMVPRGVDTVIRAAIDPAAGAVLSFGLAGAPSELLGDIAHRLIPATDREVAEQIRSIRAAPLLFGWRGSQPVDTAALAELLLRVSRLVDDHPEVVGVDLEPVVVAAHGLSVLGASVRLARPPATTDLGPRRLPVY
- a CDS encoding M16 family metallopeptidase, with translation MDFHPQPQGGAPKPWAFPAPDRSQLPNGLTLLTSHRPGQQVVAVEINLVAPLDAEPEGLDGVATIMARGLSEGTDKHDAEEFAAELERCGATLDAHADHPGVRVSLEVPASRLHRALGLLADALRAPAFPESEVERLVRNRLDEIPHELANPARRAAMALSKELFPATARMSRPRQGTEETVARIDAAAVRGFYDAHVRPATATAVIVGDFTGVDLDAALADTLGAWSGSTAEPLKASPIAADDTGRVVIVDRPGAVQTQLLIGRIGPDRHDRVWPAQVLGTYCLGGTLTSRLDRVLREEKGYTYGVRAFGQVLRSTAPTSPEGATGAALLAISGSVDTASTVPALEDLWKVLRTLAAGGLTDDERDVAVQNLVGVAPLKYETAAAVAGTLADQVEQHLPDDFQAQLYARLVETGTVEATAAAVSAFPVDRLVTVLVGDAAQIAEPVKELGIGEVTVVGG
- a CDS encoding HPr family phosphocarrier protein encodes the protein MAERRVNVGWAEGLHARPASIFVRAATASGVPITIAKAEGNPVNAASMLAVLGLGAQGGEEIVLASDADGAEAALDRLAKLVAEGLEELPETV